A stretch of DNA from Excalfactoria chinensis isolate bCotChi1 chromosome Z unlocalized genomic scaffold, bCotChi1.hap2 SUPER_Z_unloc_6, whole genome shotgun sequence:
GagtgtgttcagctttctttatgagacatctgTTGTTTACAGACcggttttagttctacagcacaattaagaacaagcaagctgcttgaagactgtttaattactaaaatagtaattatttctattacctgtaactagtaccatgtttttatttgagaatttcagcacaaggcaacgctcaccttttcttcatggcatggaacaatttaacttgttcaaacactgaataatttccaggtactccaccagtgttttgagctcctgcaacagcatcttgtagatccatctgaacagaagcggctctttttcctgtagcagttgGTGAACTCgcagggtactgcgaggtgaaagccatttgggagcagcgtatcttcctctctgcaataaaacagtttaatgaaaatgaaataactaaaataaaagaggatttagaatgaaccttgaacaactatttggatGGTGCTGAcatctctttactttccaaacgtaggaacagacatatgcaaaatcagccttaagaatcacttgaataaattcaatggtgaaatgaagatgtgcttggctgagggcaatgctggaaggcaaactgctcacaggagctgcaaaatgcatgagatcacaccagacatactttgttctgaccacagttgTGGCACATAGTCCTTCAGCATTCCCAacatgaaatgatgtggagcatcacagaaacactgcgcacagacacgatgaccctgattagattcaagcagcaggcttaaaacaagtcagagttttagattccaggacatttcagggtctataatgtgtgaaattcagtgacacaacagtgcccaggtgcctgcgtttcaagcaaccttcagatcacagccacgtaagataaaagcaaattcagtgcagaaatagcaagcctgtatcttaatacccgtaagattatccacttttttactgcagtctgattaagttctaaaacttgctcatcccagttcacttacacaagttccaccaactcaagcaatgcagctctgagatcctgtgtatgtgaggcaggtagaactgaacagtgcagaaatgatctctgacagctctaagagctccattctgcttgcaaactctcagtccaaaactattcacaactctaaggaaacgaacacctgaagcagttggatcatctgccatgtgccgcGTTCGGCTTCTTGGCATCatgatgaacacaaagagttttctgctgccctgcagaaatggacaaagtcctgctcacaaatggaccaagtttcagtgtacagacaggcctttctacccacagctcagcatgttctgccatctgaacagcaaggcctcttgtcaagctcagctatttcccttctcagtgtattctagcacaactgatacccaatgttatcctcctgtagagtgccatcgtattgtcatcgtccaaaggaaaaacccacacagcagagcatacagcagtacacccatgctccaaatatccgcctgaaaaacaaaaagacaagcttacaaacctgaagcacccaaaatggcttactgacagattgcattgtctgtccttgccaaagcccacacacagcccatgaaaagctggctctttccctcagcaaaaaaaaccttacagtcccagagaaagcacgtaaccctcattcaattgttcttccactcaacttagagcgctactaaaaccagtatcttcatcttagctcatcacactgctgcagttcctttgaccaggatttcactggcacaaatgaaatcaaagccatcacaagggatttagcacagttgtgtgttactggctacgagagctgtcagcacagtcacctgtaaggctttgctgctgttctactgatgtataggcacaacaaggttcacacacctcacagtgccaatctctgaagctgctgttttgtagagccccaaagcagtcgcttgagacagttcaggatcagccagagacaaaccagccagctgtgtgaactgagaccaattgcacttctctagtctgcggccactgacagcttctgagagctaccaagcaatgcagcctagcagaatccagaagggaaaccaagagagcctacctgagctccactgcgtttaaatgctccgtgcagaggggagggaaagagggtaaaacaaacaccggtctaaatacctctgagccagtatccactttgccctggattagctctggtgctgaagaagctgggcttccacagcatgtgctcaggcggtaatcaaggcctccctggaataacacaaagaatagagagaaacattggctttaacagagttgatgtcttctgggaataacactccagaagcctcagaggcttcttctcctgtgtatattttcattcatctgacattttgctttcattcaatgtgacctcactaagcaagtattgtctaagaccgtgagtatcacgtaaatgtgcagatctcaagctgctcacttatccagtgcccttggcatgatgcgtctctggccgcgtcgtcccctgggatatgtagttctcctccaagagctgagtactcgggatgctgccattccacagaactggagcatgaaccttccacacttccgcataccctctgttacacttgcacataccctctgttacacttgcacataccctgttacacttgcacataccctctgttacacttgcacataccctctgttacacttgcacataccctctgttacacttgcacataccctctgttacacttgcacataccctctgttacacttgcacataccctctgttacacttgcacataccctctgttacacttgcacataccctctgttacacttgcacataccctctgttacacttctgtgtgccattaacaactacactttcttataccaccaaaacagtttgccactctttgtaccctcagttaatgattcatactgcacatgatgtcatgatgtagaatattgacagcaacagcacaaaaccacgACAAACCTCTTCGTAGAAactattgctgaagaaaattgtttttgccaCAGAAGTGGCTGTAACAGAACAACAGGGACTACTTGTCACCTCCACAAAGACTGCACTAGTACCTTCTCTTCAACCTAAGGAAGTAACTACATCCACACGGCTGATTCAacccaccactgtgctgctttatatGAGAATGGCTGAACGATCTGCTTACGGTTACCcaaaactcactggaaaaactcTAACCCCGTCATTCCACACGCAGAAGGAAGTCAGTCTACACAAATGACTTACAAGGCTCTGCGTGTTTGatgactgctgctccaaaagtaatgccttctattttgttatgtcggcccacaacgtcagaggtggatgttggcgggatggcagcagaggttgaatcttcacACCAACGTTCTGCTGGGGCCAtatgacagacggcagcagagggccagtatgacaagatggcatctgacgtggaagcgCGTACGAAGCAGAAACGagttgctgaattcctgcatgcagaaaaaccaGCACCCAACGACATTGATCAACTCTTGTGGAGCAcaaagagtagatgtgagcacggtgaggtggtggatgccgtgtttctgcagtggtgacagatgtcacctctgctggtgcagatttatatGAGGGTGGTACGCAGGCCCTCGCTCGTCACCAAtgagaatgcattgctaatggtggttaccatgctgaaaaatggcGCTTGGCAATGGAGCATTCGCTCTACCAAGTGATCCATCAGTTGTagtttgcacaggaataaacaggaggcattactttcagagcaacctatgcagCACGCACAACGATGCGAAAcggaaacatttcattaaacgaCAATTGCCACGATTTTCAAGCGTGGGTGCTGAATGAAACCCCTGAGCGATTCTTAAAGGgcggaggaagaaatgaagcacgtCTGGTCAGCTCCAAGACAGAGCTGCGTTCTGGGCttgacacagacatcagtgccgACTGAGCTCTCTCCTGTAACAGACAGGCTTACGAGAcaagccaccagctgcaggctgggcctaACAGATGCCTCACGCCCttagcaaggcacagcaggcgGGGCTGAGTCAGAGTCAGCACCCGAGTCAGCACCCCCCCACCCAAGTCCCGTCCTGCACAGCTCGGCTACGACGAGCAACGCGGTACCGGCAcaaaggtgaggcaggagggccCGCTCTGCTGCGTGCCCCTCGGGGTGACTCGGGTATCCGGGCCGTGCCTGGACCGCCTCtatgggcaggaagggctgctgtgtgcgggcGGCTCCCTTACCGCCCAGGCAGCCCGCCGGGAGACCCTCACGGCCCAGCCCGCGCTGCGCCCCTCCCCCAGGGGGCCGGTCTTACGCACCGCCGCCGTTACAGACCCGACGAGCCCcgctccaggctcctccttcagCGCCGGGACagcgaggcgggcggcggggccgggacagACGGCAGCAGCCCACGGGAGGCCCACCGGGCCGaggtccgaccgggccgaggtccgaccgggccgagttccgaccgggccgagctgcgaccgggccgagttccgaccgggccgagctccgaccgggccgagctccgaccgggccgagctccgaccgggccgagttccgaccgggccgagttccgaccgggccgaggtccgaccgggccgaggtccgaccgggccgagttccgaccgcgGGCCCAGCGCGCACCGAACCCGCCGCGCAGCGACGCTCGCAGCCTCTCGCCGCGTCGCCCGGAAGTGACGCCCTAGTGGCGACGAGCGGAAGTGACGCACTCTCGGAGCGCCCGCCGGAAGCGGCGGCATCGCGGCGTGGCGCTAGCCAATGGGCGGCTTGTGGCAGCGCTGAGCTTCGTGTCACTGAAGGACGTGCAGCAAAACGTGCGCTTTCAAACCATGCGCTCTTCAAGTCATGGTTCTTTGTCTGTCAGGTGtcagaagctgaaaggctttcataCGTGGGGAATAACTTCAGCAGCGGAGCCATgacatgcagctccctgtgcaggtatggggagctggccacactgtgcgagaaacaagaaggtgaaagcagaggagctgcgcAAATGAAATGGCCTTGTAGCCTTCTGTCAAGGTGACTGGTGAGTTCTCATTGAGGCCGTGGTGCGaatggggaggagctgggcagctgatgtcatctggcAGCCGCACCATTTTGCACGCTGCTTCCTCGGGAGCTGTGATCTTACACATAAGCGGAGTTTAgatctgctggaggagaagagtgagaaggtGTCTGCACGGAGCTGAAACCTGGGCACAACAGCATTattccttctgagctgccaAGATCAGTACCAGGAAACCAGGGGGTCGTTGGTCACCATTGAACTTCTGGGCCACAGTCCGGAGGTGCTGTATGAATTAAGAACTTGTCTGTGCCTCGTGCTGTAATGGGAAGCCTTGGTGAAATCACCAGTTGTCACACGTGCTGGTTTTAGAAGGTGACCTTTGTAGCCTCGAGGCAGCTCCCATGAATTCCTAAGAACTATTTTGCGTGGGGGATCGTTCCCATCCTCTGGTAGAAGAACCTCTTGTATCAGTGGAAACCAAGTGTAAGATCATCTTACTTTGTCACAGCTAacctacagagctctgaagtacatttggtgtgtgtgtcaggCTCCTGTTAGTGAGTGCTGTGCCCCGTGGACGCGCTACATttgtcctgcagtgtttgctcgtGGTTTATCTCTACTCTGACCACGGGGGTTACTTAAAGTAGAAGTGGGGTGACACAAcgtaaacagaactgcagaaactgctaagacgaggtgcttccagccatttaatgtccttgtgctggttcTTTTGAAAGGGTCGTGATATAGAttgttaaatttttctctccaaatacaaactggatgatgtttaaaggtccaactctaaggattctgtgagtctgttctatgattctgtggtgaggagcagcacagactatttgggtttgctcctctgaagtgtgaaatgaaaaatgacttgctaGAAATTAACCTGTTCTATAGATTccaagttaatttttctcagctctgagactgtcaatggttatcatttgcacttgttctccccaggtattttcttggtgttttaaaCAAGGATCCTGGGCAAATGGAAGtctataatgctgaaatattcaacatgcaACCTTTACTGTCAGGTaggacagttctgtatttaaccCTGGTGCCGAGGtcacaatgtcttggaaatatgtatgcattcaaaacCGACTAATTGGCTACTGACAGCATTGCCCTGTTTCctcctactcttatttctgctgtgccgccttagaatgagggaaggaggatacATCACTCTGTCCACGCCTGGGGAGCAgtatggaatgaaaaaagggagaatgaagcagaatcacagctgataGTCACGGGAAGAGTGAAGCAGAGAGCTCGGGTGTGGGAGGGTGGAAATACCAGAGTTAGAAATAGAGTTGTCACTGCTTAGGATAattgcagcccttctcctgctgagggAGGCTTGGAAATAATCAAGTTAGTAGACTGAGTcgttcactgaaaaagaaaacagcttttccccagcagaactgctttttatttctgaatctaGTGGAAATGATCCTAagaatatgatctttaaggaactgttttcttttttaggcaaCAGGAGCTTAGTATTGCTGCAACCTGtgcattatgcttttagattttgtagcaaaaattgtccctctttattttaggtacataatctttcacattcagtgtattttattaacaaaatcctGTAGAGAAGACCCTGAAGTGGTGTGCCTAgtccttctgtaatttattagaGCTAAAGGGGTACCCAATACATgcactttcctgcctgctgcaagccaagcatactaatttttattcttttgtagataatttaattcctgatgACACAAGGGATTATCAGAATAAATCCTACAGGGAAAGGTAAGGTTGAAACCTGATATCATAATGTGCTGTAGTTATCCAGCAGACAGTGGTAAATACttgtctgaaactgagatgtttgatttgttgcaggacaaacttgtgcagggtcagcattcTTTCTATGCACTGATGGTTTTTGAGACAGCATGTTGTTCGTGTCTAGCTTAGCAGTATGTTCCTAAATACTTTAGACTTGTCTACAGTTCCAGATAAAACATGCccgtttgcatttctttgtcgtatgctttgtttgtacccagcgttatgtttggaatta
This window harbors:
- the LOC140264756 gene encoding uncharacterized protein, with the translated sequence MPHALSKAQQAGLSQSQHPSQHPPTQVPSCTARLRRATRYRHKGEAGGPALLRAPRGDSGIRAVPGPPLWAGRAAVCGRLPYRPGSPPGDPHGPARAAPLPQGAGLTHRRRYRPDEPRSRLLLQRRDSEAGGGAGTDGSSPREAHRAEVRPGRVPTGPRSDRAEVRPGRVPTAGPARTEPAAQRRSQPLAASPGSDALVATSGSDALSERPPEAAASRRGASQWAACGSAELRVTEGRAAKRALSNHALFKSWFFVCQVSEAERLSYVGNNFSSGAMTCSSLCRYGELATLCEKQEGESRGAAQMKWPCSLLSR